From a single Stackebrandtia endophytica genomic region:
- a CDS encoding CHAT domain-containing protein, whose amino-acid sequence MSDHSRREQLIGQLRSISDEAAGIRRAPQADHIAKELLQLIDNGPPDFEALSAIGWYHWLRQCTLPQKQASSDDWSLTFQTLAPCLLLGGDLSDLPATALSMVAEYIDDPLALLKKLGVDSDLLPPEEVAALWFRMVVVTPSQSPHLALRLAELHHVTAELEDGPFRTEILRLLTDGVMRLSPPIPPTHPSWPLILHVSCKAALLRYSSTQHSSDLDLAIDRARQALDLITKDHPLWTENCMLLGSMLVTRTQHVPESLEVSEALRILTELDATLDREDPSRPVELSHLLGIAQMIGALHGEDFTAALAALDRMDLDEAPELATQLNLLADIQTLADNLDDTDSQAKLEPIYRRFLTVFDGSERWEVRLTLSWLLLGQVTGREDPRLDEAIELLEANMTEASDPETVRRSAQRLAMALQQRFDLRDDPADLDRGRRLADEFGSDTSPAATRLKSRFIKLMKAPSDIRPADVFDSDFRFNQDADHLTSIMDIMAFSRTALQEQAITGGSVAAEAISDVTEILLSISDVSDPAPLDDMIASMEATIARLPGDSGERPFLELFLLNAQGMRAALANDAHGTAEFVRLAHQALANDALSPGVRRTMHAMVSEVTKLGAMWEVHHDGRVSAETKKGAEQSAKALLAMSLDETGTASQRIDAARRAAELAHRAGNPTAAAAPLAVAVALLSEAAPWHVRPDRRRRHFRRFTGLTSEAVALTLAHEESDRANETALRLMEAGRGVLHQQIIGSRSDQPELHRVAPELAEEYKSLISQLSQDDSAPDDDAEPEWRHLAAESLKQVKAQIRQIDGFAEFGGLPPIEQLRDAAAEGPIVAINLSRHGCHALIVRPEGVERVPLRQVNLTAATRYVNQFVMASSALYADPAPSFDEFQRYQDTIREVLSWVHKAITGPVLDYLDYEPTAPGSCPRMWWAPGGMLGLLPLHAAGDYSLERPVITADRVVSSYTPTIGQLRHVRAAQRGGPTAPRGFAVAMPNTPSQPPLPEAPAEVAALRAIWPQLIAPEDVLIDGQTDRDAIVNRLKRMELAHFACHATTDPTDPAAGRILLDDYVERPLTVEQLSLLDIPNGRLAYLSACRTAHSSDGAMLDESLHLAAACQVGGFSHVIGTLWPVADDIAAGFAAACYRAMANTEAELDPNLSARAVHQAMNELRGKPNEKSPHLWAPWVHYGAL is encoded by the coding sequence ATGTCCGACCACTCTCGCCGAGAGCAGCTCATCGGTCAACTGCGATCAATATCGGATGAAGCCGCCGGCATTCGACGCGCACCACAGGCCGACCACATCGCAAAAGAACTGTTGCAATTGATCGACAATGGACCGCCGGACTTTGAAGCCCTGTCGGCCATTGGCTGGTACCACTGGCTTCGCCAATGCACTCTGCCGCAGAAGCAAGCATCCAGCGATGACTGGTCGCTTACGTTCCAGACCCTGGCGCCGTGTCTGCTGTTGGGCGGCGACCTCAGTGATCTGCCGGCAACGGCGCTATCCATGGTCGCCGAATACATCGATGACCCTTTGGCCCTGCTTAAAAAGTTGGGCGTCGACTCTGACCTGCTTCCACCGGAAGAGGTGGCGGCACTCTGGTTCCGCATGGTGGTGGTAACGCCGTCGCAATCACCGCACCTCGCACTCCGGCTTGCGGAACTTCACCACGTGACAGCCGAGCTGGAGGACGGTCCGTTCCGCACCGAGATCCTCCGGCTCCTCACCGATGGTGTCATGCGGCTATCGCCACCGATACCACCAACACATCCAAGTTGGCCCCTGATTTTGCACGTGTCGTGCAAAGCCGCGCTGCTTCGATATTCGTCCACCCAACACAGTTCCGACCTCGATCTCGCGATCGATCGAGCCCGACAGGCACTCGACCTGATCACCAAGGATCATCCGTTGTGGACTGAAAACTGTATGCTCCTGGGAAGCATGCTGGTTACCCGCACGCAACACGTTCCCGAATCCCTGGAAGTCTCGGAGGCACTGCGGATTCTCACCGAGCTCGATGCAACGCTGGATAGGGAGGATCCTTCTCGCCCCGTCGAGCTATCCCATCTACTCGGCATCGCACAAATGATCGGTGCCCTTCACGGCGAGGACTTCACTGCCGCGCTCGCCGCCTTGGATCGCATGGACCTCGATGAGGCCCCGGAACTCGCCACTCAACTCAACCTGTTGGCTGACATCCAAACGCTGGCGGACAACCTCGACGACACGGACAGCCAAGCGAAACTCGAACCGATCTATCGCCGCTTCCTCACCGTGTTCGATGGATCAGAGCGGTGGGAGGTACGGCTGACGCTCTCCTGGTTGCTGCTCGGTCAGGTCACCGGCCGGGAAGATCCTCGCCTGGATGAAGCCATCGAGTTGCTCGAAGCCAACATGACCGAAGCTTCCGATCCGGAGACTGTTCGACGCAGCGCGCAACGATTGGCGATGGCGCTGCAACAACGATTCGACCTCCGGGACGACCCCGCAGACCTGGACCGAGGAAGACGACTCGCCGACGAGTTCGGTTCCGACACCTCGCCGGCTGCTACCCGGCTCAAATCGCGTTTCATCAAACTCATGAAAGCCCCGTCCGACATCCGGCCGGCCGACGTCTTCGACAGCGACTTCCGATTCAATCAGGACGCGGACCATCTCACCTCGATAATGGACATCATGGCCTTCAGCCGAACGGCTCTTCAAGAACAGGCAATAACCGGTGGTTCGGTTGCGGCAGAGGCAATCAGCGACGTTACCGAGATCTTGCTGTCGATCTCTGATGTGAGTGACCCCGCGCCTCTTGACGACATGATCGCCTCGATGGAGGCCACCATCGCACGACTGCCTGGTGACAGCGGTGAACGCCCATTCCTGGAGCTCTTCCTCCTAAATGCGCAAGGAATGCGCGCTGCGTTGGCCAATGATGCCCATGGCACCGCCGAATTCGTACGTCTAGCCCATCAAGCTCTTGCCAACGATGCCCTGTCCCCCGGTGTCCGTCGAACGATGCATGCCATGGTCTCCGAAGTCACGAAGTTGGGGGCAATGTGGGAAGTACACCACGACGGCCGTGTCTCAGCCGAGACCAAAAAGGGTGCAGAACAGTCCGCCAAGGCGTTGCTGGCAATGAGCCTTGACGAGACCGGTACCGCATCCCAACGCATCGACGCGGCCAGGCGGGCCGCCGAACTGGCGCACCGTGCGGGTAACCCCACCGCAGCCGCAGCACCACTAGCCGTGGCGGTAGCGCTGCTGTCCGAAGCGGCTCCATGGCATGTGCGACCAGATCGCCGCCGCCGCCACTTCAGGCGGTTCACCGGCCTGACCTCCGAGGCGGTGGCACTGACCCTCGCTCATGAGGAGAGCGACCGAGCGAATGAGACCGCGCTGCGTCTCATGGAAGCCGGACGCGGAGTACTACACCAGCAGATCATCGGTTCCCGATCGGACCAACCTGAACTACACCGGGTCGCGCCGGAGTTGGCCGAGGAGTACAAGTCCCTGATATCCCAGCTCAGTCAGGACGACTCGGCTCCCGATGACGACGCCGAACCCGAGTGGCGGCATCTGGCGGCTGAAAGTCTGAAACAAGTCAAGGCGCAGATTCGCCAGATCGATGGGTTCGCCGAGTTCGGTGGCCTCCCTCCGATCGAACAGCTTCGCGACGCGGCGGCCGAAGGCCCAATCGTGGCGATCAATCTGAGCCGGCACGGATGTCACGCGCTCATCGTCAGACCCGAAGGTGTCGAGCGAGTTCCATTGCGTCAGGTCAACCTGACTGCCGCGACGCGGTATGTCAACCAGTTCGTCATGGCATCCAGTGCGCTTTACGCGGATCCGGCGCCATCCTTCGACGAGTTCCAGCGATACCAAGACACCATCCGGGAGGTGCTGAGTTGGGTCCACAAGGCGATCACCGGCCCGGTTCTCGATTATCTCGATTATGAACCCACCGCCCCGGGAAGCTGTCCACGAATGTGGTGGGCGCCCGGCGGCATGCTCGGTCTGTTGCCGTTGCACGCGGCGGGTGACTATTCGCTGGAGCGGCCCGTGATCACCGCCGATCGGGTGGTGTCCTCCTATACGCCCACGATCGGGCAACTGCGGCACGTCCGTGCCGCCCAACGCGGTGGGCCGACCGCACCGCGCGGTTTCGCCGTAGCCATGCCGAACACGCCGTCGCAGCCTCCGCTGCCCGAGGCCCCGGCTGAAGTCGCGGCGCTGCGCGCGATATGGCCTCAATTGATCGCGCCCGAGGACGTCCTCATTGACGGGCAAACCGACCGTGACGCGATCGTGAACCGCCTCAAGCGGATGGAGTTGGCGCACTTCGCATGCCACGCCACCACCGATCCCACCGATCCGGCGGCCGGCCGGATCCTGCTCGACGATTATGTCGAACGACCGTTGACCGTCGAGCAACTATCCCTGTTGGACATTCCGAACGGCCGATTGGCGTACCTGTCGGCCTGCCGGACCGCGCACAGCAGCGACGGGGCGATGCTCGACGAGTCACTGCATCTGGCCGCCGCCTGCCAGGTGGGCGGGTTCAGCCATGTGATCGGAACACTGTGGCCGGTCGCCGATGACATCGCGGCGGGTTTCGCCGCCGCCTGTTATAGGGCCATGGCCAACACGGAGGCGGAACTGGATCCAAACCTGTCCGCCCGCGCGGTGCACCAGGCCATGAACGAACTTCGCGGTAAGCCGAACGAGAAGTCGCCTCATCTCTGGGCGCCATGGGTTCACTATGGAGCGTTATGA
- a CDS encoding sugar phosphate isomerase/epimerase family protein, translating to MTRPITLFTGQWADMPFEELCAKVSSWGYDGLEIACWGDHLDVHKVVDDDDYLASKRETLERHGLNVWAISNHLVGQAVCDDPIDHRHRDILPDHVWGDGDPEGVRRRAAAEMKQTARAAKRLGVSTVVGFTGSAIWKYVAMFPPVSDEVIQAGYRDFADRWNPILDVFDEVGVRFAHEVHPSEIAYDYWSTVATLEAVGRREAFGLNWDPSHMIWQDIDPVGFLVDFADRIYHVDCKDTRKRVGNGRNGRLGSHLPWGDPRRGWDFVSTGHGDVPWEDCFRTLNAIGYDGPISIEWEDAGMDRLQGAAEAVNVVRSLNFAPPATSFDAAFKSE from the coding sequence ATGACCAGGCCGATCACCTTGTTCACCGGCCAGTGGGCCGACATGCCGTTCGAGGAACTGTGCGCCAAGGTGTCCTCGTGGGGCTACGACGGTTTGGAGATCGCCTGCTGGGGCGACCATCTCGATGTGCACAAAGTGGTCGATGACGACGACTACCTGGCGAGTAAGCGGGAGACGCTGGAACGCCACGGTTTGAACGTCTGGGCCATCTCCAACCACCTGGTCGGGCAAGCCGTGTGCGACGACCCGATCGATCATCGTCACCGTGACATCCTGCCCGACCACGTGTGGGGCGACGGTGACCCCGAGGGCGTCCGGCGGCGCGCGGCCGCGGAGATGAAACAGACCGCGCGCGCGGCGAAGCGACTCGGTGTCTCCACAGTGGTGGGCTTCACCGGTTCGGCGATCTGGAAGTACGTCGCCATGTTCCCGCCGGTGTCCGATGAGGTCATCCAGGCCGGATACCGCGACTTCGCCGACCGATGGAACCCGATCCTGGACGTGTTCGACGAGGTCGGCGTCCGGTTCGCCCACGAGGTGCACCCCTCCGAGATCGCCTACGACTACTGGTCGACGGTCGCGACGCTGGAGGCGGTGGGCCGACGTGAGGCGTTCGGACTCAACTGGGACCCCAGCCACATGATCTGGCAGGACATCGACCCGGTGGGTTTCCTCGTCGACTTCGCCGACCGGATCTACCACGTCGACTGCAAGGACACCCGTAAGCGAGTCGGCAACGGCCGCAACGGAAGGCTCGGTTCTCACCTGCCCTGGGGCGACCCGCGGCGCGGCTGGGACTTCGTCTCCACCGGACACGGCGACGTGCCCTGGGAGGACTGCTTCCGCACCCTGAACGCCATCGGCTACGACGGCCCGATCTCGATCGAATGGGAGGACGCCGGAATGGACCGCCTGCAAGGCGCCGCCGAAGCCGTGAACGTCGTCCGGTCACTCAACTTCGCCCCACCCGCCACCAGTTTCGACGCCGCCTTCAAGAGCGAATAA
- a CDS encoding NACHT domain-containing protein, producing the protein MREVLSSPMFAGLMALLALVVALVTVAPTWLSWRRPRQPKPVPGQLTVNQLEELLEELSSAVRRQWREQLPKLGVDPVAKLAVRPGWTENVEAVSPNLDVVFDGAIGGRVQQLHLEGRATTTAAADFVTLPSRQLVILGEAGAGKSILAGLLARDLQTHRTHLDGKVPVVFIAAGWHPEHEPLLTWMARSLAVNYGIPDATARQIIDTGHVMPIVDGLDECTSPATAMRRLHAWAQNDTPFIVTCRNRPFRDAHADHGPLARAAVVELRPLLPDDVMTYLDPHREPRWAAVRSRVLADGSDPLAVALSSPLMVGLARHRYRSTHPDELLSLGDRGTIESVLIDQFVPMAFNEGMETTGSRESPSPDDADRWLRFLANHLRRRRTTLIAWWELHLTNPHQSPFHVPRLTAASTGPRAWWSSGSLVMGLIPGIYLGFIVGSMAVGQFGWLNGLGIGLATATVVGLMCGVWIEHQARSRKDTTEHPASDPVTAYRIDRRHTRFIILTWSTGPILGLATGVGFGLDYRWQIGLSFGLTVGLLTTMVFAFRTIRPHSPEKEPPVPANVDPAMSDYLTGQYSRFGVIVVLAIGLTSWLGGGMTLALGLGLSALPAGLLLGLTPGLIGLLLAGSMVYFPPRLRSAFDAADAAQQARLWRLAFADLASTAWLRHQLTRRLLHRQGRLPADVIGFLQLAHERGVLRQAGVHYQFRHILLQEHLADKPQESAD; encoded by the coding sequence ATGCGCGAGGTCCTCTCCAGTCCGATGTTCGCCGGATTGATGGCACTTCTTGCCCTGGTCGTGGCACTGGTCACGGTGGCCCCCACCTGGCTCTCGTGGAGACGTCCTCGGCAACCGAAACCGGTTCCCGGACAGTTGACGGTCAACCAGCTGGAGGAACTGCTGGAGGAACTGTCGAGCGCGGTCCGGCGGCAGTGGCGCGAGCAACTGCCGAAACTGGGAGTGGACCCGGTCGCGAAACTCGCAGTACGTCCGGGATGGACCGAGAACGTCGAAGCCGTCTCACCCAACCTCGACGTGGTATTCGACGGCGCGATCGGGGGACGTGTTCAACAGTTGCACCTCGAAGGTCGCGCCACCACGACCGCCGCCGCCGATTTCGTCACGCTCCCCAGCCGACAGCTCGTGATCCTTGGCGAGGCCGGAGCGGGAAAGTCAATCCTGGCGGGGCTTCTCGCCCGTGACCTACAAACCCACCGTACGCACCTCGACGGGAAGGTGCCGGTGGTGTTCATCGCCGCGGGCTGGCATCCCGAACACGAGCCCCTCCTCACCTGGATGGCCAGATCACTCGCGGTCAACTACGGCATTCCCGACGCCACCGCCCGACAGATCATCGACACGGGCCATGTCATGCCCATTGTGGATGGCCTTGACGAGTGCACCAGTCCCGCCACGGCGATGAGACGGCTTCACGCATGGGCTCAGAACGACACTCCATTCATCGTCACCTGCCGCAACCGACCGTTCCGAGATGCTCATGCCGATCACGGTCCGTTGGCGCGTGCGGCTGTCGTCGAACTGCGCCCCCTGCTGCCCGACGACGTCATGACCTACCTCGATCCGCATCGAGAGCCCCGGTGGGCAGCGGTCCGATCTCGTGTTCTGGCCGACGGCTCCGACCCGCTCGCGGTAGCCCTCTCAAGTCCGTTGATGGTCGGGCTGGCGAGACACCGGTACCGAAGCACCCACCCTGATGAACTGTTGTCCCTGGGCGACAGGGGAACTATCGAGTCCGTCCTCATTGATCAGTTTGTTCCCATGGCCTTCAACGAGGGCATGGAAACAACCGGTTCCCGTGAATCACCCTCACCTGACGACGCCGACCGCTGGCTGCGATTCCTGGCAAACCACCTGCGGCGACGTCGGACCACGCTCATCGCCTGGTGGGAGCTGCATCTCACCAACCCCCACCAGTCCCCGTTTCACGTGCCGCGTTTGACCGCCGCATCGACGGGACCACGAGCCTGGTGGTCATCCGGCTCGCTGGTCATGGGTTTGATTCCCGGAATCTATCTCGGGTTCATCGTCGGATCGATGGCCGTGGGGCAGTTCGGCTGGTTGAACGGACTGGGCATCGGCCTGGCCACCGCGACGGTGGTGGGGCTGATGTGTGGAGTGTGGATCGAACATCAGGCCAGAAGCCGAAAGGACACCACCGAACACCCAGCCTCCGACCCGGTGACGGCGTATCGCATCGATCGACGGCACACCCGATTCATCATCCTGACATGGTCGACGGGACCGATACTGGGTCTCGCGACCGGCGTGGGCTTCGGACTCGATTACCGGTGGCAGATCGGGTTGAGTTTCGGGCTGACAGTCGGCCTGCTGACGACGATGGTGTTCGCCTTCCGGACCATCCGGCCGCACAGCCCGGAGAAGGAACCGCCGGTTCCGGCGAACGTCGATCCCGCGATGTCGGACTACCTCACCGGGCAGTACTCCCGTTTTGGCGTCATCGTCGTGCTGGCGATCGGGCTCACCTCATGGCTGGGCGGCGGAATGACCTTGGCACTGGGTTTGGGGCTTTCCGCGTTGCCCGCGGGGCTGTTGTTGGGGCTGACGCCCGGATTGATCGGCTTGCTCCTCGCGGGCTCCATGGTGTACTTCCCGCCGCGGTTGCGCTCAGCCTTCGACGCCGCCGATGCGGCTCAGCAGGCGCGGTTGTGGCGGTTGGCGTTCGCCGATCTGGCGTCGACGGCGTGGCTGCGGCACCAGTTGACTCGGCGATTGCTGCACCGGCAGGGTCGGCTGCCGGCCGATGTGATCGGTTTTCTTCAACTGGCCCATGAGCGAGGCGTACTTCGCCAAGCCGGCGTCCACTACCAGTTCCGGCACATCCTGCTCCAGGAGCATCTCGCCGACAAGCCCCAAGAATCCGCCGATTGA
- a CDS encoding S8 family peptidase encodes MVKRLLIGVAAGALLASMAPGIAHADQTRTDQWYLEALGVAAAHEITKGAGVRIGMVDSGVDPEHPDLVGNVEAGRSSWSGGEDGLVDPHQHGTHLAGLMVGHGHGADNSEGILGIAPEATVVSASVYPPDHDQESLESDVATEQAIVQSIRWLADQDVDVMLLAYSGSGSDEQREAVEYAAGKGITIITGTGNLSDDPFAFSAISDPARWEQTIAAGGTTEAGEYWDRSKVGRETFIAAPAENVISTIPGGGYEYSHGTSNSAAIVAGVVALMKAQWPDMPWEIIQWRLGHTARDLGPEGWDEETGTGMVDPVAALTADVEVPDGSTDEEINPEPYPRAEPTDDEASTDTTEAAPALTGDTTDSTLWWIIGAAAIAAILATTVLFVLRSRRARTSSGVPGQVSRV; translated from the coding sequence ATGGTGAAGAGACTTCTCATAGGCGTGGCTGCCGGTGCCTTGTTGGCGTCAATGGCTCCGGGTATCGCTCATGCCGACCAGACGCGTACCGATCAGTGGTATCTGGAGGCGTTGGGTGTTGCGGCGGCGCACGAGATCACCAAGGGTGCCGGGGTACGGATCGGGATGGTCGACTCCGGGGTCGACCCGGAGCATCCCGATTTGGTCGGGAATGTCGAGGCGGGCCGGTCGTCGTGGTCGGGTGGTGAGGACGGACTCGTCGACCCGCACCAGCACGGCACTCACCTCGCGGGGCTCATGGTCGGTCACGGTCACGGAGCCGATAATTCGGAAGGCATCCTCGGGATCGCTCCAGAGGCGACCGTCGTGTCGGCGTCGGTGTACCCGCCTGATCATGATCAGGAGTCGCTGGAGTCCGATGTGGCTACCGAGCAGGCAATCGTGCAGAGCATCCGATGGCTGGCAGATCAGGACGTCGATGTCATGCTGTTGGCATACTCCGGGTCGGGGTCTGATGAACAGCGCGAGGCTGTCGAGTACGCGGCGGGCAAGGGCATCACGATCATCACCGGAACCGGCAACCTCAGCGACGACCCCTTCGCCTTCTCCGCCATATCCGACCCCGCACGATGGGAGCAGACCATCGCTGCCGGTGGCACGACCGAAGCGGGTGAGTATTGGGACCGCTCGAAGGTTGGAAGGGAGACATTCATCGCCGCACCTGCCGAGAATGTGATTTCCACGATCCCGGGTGGCGGCTACGAATACAGTCACGGCACCTCCAACTCCGCAGCCATCGTCGCCGGCGTCGTCGCGCTCATGAAAGCGCAATGGCCCGATATGCCATGGGAAATCATTCAATGGCGATTGGGGCACACCGCCCGCGACCTCGGGCCCGAAGGCTGGGATGAGGAAACCGGTACGGGCATGGTCGACCCGGTCGCAGCTCTGACCGCAGACGTAGAAGTACCGGACGGCTCGACCGACGAGGAAATCAACCCCGAGCCCTACCCCCGCGCCGAACCCACCGATGATGAGGCAAGCACCGATACCACCGAAGCCGCCCCCGCCCTCACCGGCGATACCACCGACTCGACACTCTGGTGGATCATCGGCGCCGCCGCGATCGCGGCGATCCTGGCCACCACCGTCCTGTTTGTCCTCAGGTCACGCCGCGCCAGAACATCATCGGGTGTCCCCGGGCAGGTGTCGAGGGTTTGA
- a CDS encoding GNAT family N-acetyltransferase — protein MAAADPDADGPEDRTQRLDLYKPVVEDAVELHAILSDARLWTHYPTKRYTTMSQTAAALERWIAGWHADGLGTWVVRERVSGNVVGYGGCSLQGSKVWNLGYRFAVEAHGRGFATDLGKHAMQRAHARRPQTPIIASIVEHNPASAAVAVKLGMHQVHRGPDADNPAPSAIRLIYADAPLSEEELAAALR, from the coding sequence ATGGCAGCAGCCGACCCGGACGCCGATGGACCCGAAGACCGGACGCAGCGCCTCGACCTGTACAAACCCGTCGTCGAGGACGCGGTCGAGTTGCACGCGATCCTGTCGGACGCGCGACTGTGGACGCATTATCCGACGAAGCGGTACACCACGATGTCGCAGACGGCGGCCGCACTCGAACGATGGATCGCCGGGTGGCACGCGGATGGACTGGGCACCTGGGTCGTTCGAGAGCGAGTGAGCGGGAACGTGGTCGGATACGGCGGCTGCTCACTCCAGGGGTCGAAGGTCTGGAACCTCGGGTACCGGTTCGCGGTCGAAGCCCACGGCCGAGGATTCGCCACGGACCTCGGCAAACACGCGATGCAACGCGCCCATGCCCGTCGTCCGCAGACACCGATCATCGCGTCCATCGTCGAACACAATCCCGCCTCCGCCGCGGTGGCGGTGAAGCTCGGTATGCACCAGGTCCACCGCGGCCCAGACGCCGACAACCCCGCCCCTTCCGCCATCAGACTGATCTATGCCGACGCCCCGCTCTCCGAAGAGGAGCTCGCTGCGGCGCTCCGGTGA
- a CDS encoding YbaB/EbfC family nucleoid-associated protein — translation MRPDRLTELRNISIEAQSPTGAVIARTAGRGLPRVEIMGAALTEHSEDSLAAEIEETIAEAMEAHREEIEAVTDGRLRKEYVARTEDLPRETRERERLGLNAIREVEATGTSPGGYVIARAFGDGDLVIAFNNNPLRRKEVTIDVLTNEINEAIETASRAFSEKAAESLTNLNAKA, via the coding sequence GTGAGACCCGACCGGCTGACCGAACTGCGAAACATCAGCATTGAAGCCCAATCCCCAACCGGGGCAGTGATTGCACGAACCGCCGGCCGCGGCCTACCTAGAGTTGAGATCATGGGCGCTGCGTTGACAGAACACTCCGAAGACTCACTCGCGGCCGAAATCGAAGAAACCATCGCCGAAGCAATGGAAGCGCATCGCGAAGAGATCGAAGCAGTCACCGACGGTCGGCTTCGAAAGGAATATGTCGCCCGAACCGAGGACCTTCCACGAGAGACACGAGAACGGGAACGCCTTGGGCTGAACGCCATCCGTGAAGTCGAGGCTACCGGGACCTCACCCGGCGGATACGTCATCGCCCGAGCGTTCGGAGATGGAGACCTCGTCATCGCATTCAACAATAATCCGTTGCGTCGCAAGGAGGTCACCATTGACGTCCTGACCAACGAGATCAACGAAGCCATTGAGACGGCGTCCAGGGCGTTCTCCGAAAAGGCCGCCGAATCACTTACCAACCTGAACGCGAAGGCCTGA
- a CDS encoding PQQ-binding-like beta-propeller repeat protein, translating to MTRHRYLSLCLLVTALVVSGCSAPETEYLGQRIDPTWITELPTAFGPIHSAVTTEAHVLVTASNGVAVLDRGNGEVIWSHREDRMPANTEVHVYPDSVIIATRAGYRIWDLATGGQTDMNDPMLMESAATAEVFVTIECPSPCILSGRSPDGVPLWEQTMDTDSRFELISDDLSDVDSQPVRPAGDRVALWAPKGDSPTQILDAASGEVITALQTVTDNTVELTDAFFTSADTFTEWGRRAPSRQVALTTYDTATGRELWTRDVDEVTELSNGESILVEIDGARAVLDARTGDVRYPPTDQQYRTILGIDANHRYSSLLVDGQVTVSAHSMLDERLTWSVPIIDNALVEPFSGWVSLSASYLIWDFRTTPTSHAVVIDVATGEASWPSGDLTSPRYHDEDSLLTTCGSTCSGASSQSSIAYFALSLYECSDVAPSRPTWSSDRWTAAVMES from the coding sequence ATGACGCGACATCGATATCTGTCTCTGTGTCTGTTGGTGACCGCCCTGGTGGTCTCCGGGTGCTCGGCACCCGAGACTGAGTATCTGGGGCAACGCATCGATCCGACGTGGATCACAGAGCTGCCGACGGCCTTTGGTCCTATCCACAGTGCGGTCACCACTGAAGCCCATGTCCTGGTGACAGCCTCCAATGGTGTCGCCGTCCTGGACCGCGGCAACGGGGAGGTCATCTGGTCACACCGCGAGGACCGCATGCCGGCGAACACGGAGGTACACGTGTACCCCGACTCGGTGATCATCGCGACCCGGGCGGGATACCGGATTTGGGACCTTGCGACCGGTGGCCAGACGGATATGAATGACCCAATGCTCATGGAATCCGCAGCGACGGCGGAAGTCTTCGTGACAATTGAGTGCCCGTCACCGTGCATCCTGTCTGGACGATCGCCGGATGGAGTTCCACTGTGGGAGCAGACCATGGACACCGATAGCAGATTCGAGTTGATATCCGATGACCTTAGCGACGTAGATTCTCAACCGGTGCGACCGGCCGGTGACCGAGTAGCCCTGTGGGCGCCGAAAGGTGACAGCCCTACTCAAATACTCGATGCGGCCTCAGGCGAAGTGATCACGGCCCTCCAAACCGTCACCGATAACACCGTTGAACTCACCGATGCCTTCTTCACCTCAGCGGACACCTTCACCGAATGGGGCCGCCGAGCACCTTCCCGACAGGTCGCTCTCACGACCTACGACACCGCCACCGGACGGGAGCTGTGGACTCGTGACGTGGACGAGGTGACCGAACTGTCGAACGGCGAATCGATCCTCGTCGAGATCGACGGAGCCCGGGCGGTGCTGGATGCGCGCACCGGAGACGTCCGCTACCCGCCGACCGATCAGCAATACCGGACGATCCTGGGAATCGACGCCAACCATCGGTATTCCAGCCTGCTCGTGGACGGCCAAGTCACCGTCAGCGCCCACAGCATGCTCGACGAGCGCCTCACCTGGTCGGTACCCATCATCGACAACGCCCTGGTCGAACCATTCTCGGGATGGGTCAGCCTCTCCGCGTCGTACCTCATCTGGGACTTCCGCACCACCCCAACGTCACACGCAGTGGTCATCGATGTCGCCACCGGCGAGGCAAGCTGGCCGTCCGGTGATCTCACCTCACCCAGGTATCACGATGAAGACTCCCTACTGACCACCTGTGGCTCCACATGCTCCGGAGCATCCAGTCAGTCGTCGATAGCCTACTTTGCTCTGTCCTTATACGAGTGTTCCGACGTAGCACCATCGAGGCCGACATGGTCATCCGACCGATGGACCGCCGCCGTGATGGAATCTTGA